In Gammaproteobacteria bacterium, the following are encoded in one genomic region:
- a CDS encoding response regulator produces the protein MCEPAVADDAADRQTVLLADDNATNLQVLYRTLRDLGPRVPIARDGDTALSIASETAPDLVLLDVMLPDMEGREVAARLREDPLVKTTPVVFLTAIVTREETTPAGTEIGGHTFLAKPVEAAGLIACIDGELGGR, from the coding sequence ATGTGCGAGCCGGCAGTGGCGGACGATGCGGCAGACCGGCAGACCGTGCTGCTCGCCGATGACAACGCCACCAACCTTCAGGTGCTTTACCGGACGCTCAGGGACCTGGGTCCACGGGTGCCGATCGCCCGCGATGGCGACACGGCGCTGTCGATCGCCTCGGAAACGGCACCCGATCTCGTCCTGCTGGACGTAATGCTGCCGGACATGGAAGGGCGCGAGGTGGCCGCCAGGCTCAGGGAGGATCCCTTAGTGAAGACAACGCCGGTCGTGTTCCTCACGGCCATCGTGACGCGCGAGGAGACCACACCGGCAGGTACCGAGATCGGCGGTCACACCTTTCTGGCGAAACCGGTCGAGGCTGCCGGACTGATCGCCTGCATCGATGGGGAGCTGGGTGGTCGTTGA
- a CDS encoding SpoIIE family protein phosphatase, with amino-acid sequence MSDFDEVADEGEEEKVLIVDDNPVNLQVLYQTLAGAGFRILVARNGEDAIAIARKAGPRLVLLDIMMPGMDGFEVCRRLKDDPATAEAAVIFLSALGEVSEKVRGFELGAIDYITKPFHAGEVNARVGTHLKLRRLERHMERRNLALEAANKRMRDDLDAASRVQQSLLPDSMPETKRCRFAWRYRPSAELGGDGLNVFRIDDRFVAMYVLDVSGHGVPSALLAVTVSRALLPVADRSCLVTTPAGGVGYVVTRPADVVSRLNRLYPMDRRGRLYFSILYGLLDVEACSFTYVSAGNPGPVLMHEGGRAVVHDVPAVPVGLFPDSEYDDTVLDLRPGARLYLHSDGLTEERNDQGVVFGRERIMAIVESARDEALETSIDRLIDATVSWKGDANLRDDVSVLAVDLKQ; translated from the coding sequence GTGTCTGACTTCGACGAAGTCGCGGACGAAGGCGAGGAAGAGAAGGTCCTGATCGTCGACGACAATCCCGTGAACCTCCAGGTCCTCTACCAGACGCTCGCCGGCGCGGGCTTCCGGATCCTGGTGGCCAGGAACGGCGAGGATGCCATCGCAATCGCCCGAAAGGCGGGCCCCCGTCTGGTGCTGCTGGACATCATGATGCCGGGGATGGACGGGTTCGAGGTATGCCGCAGGCTGAAGGACGATCCGGCTACGGCGGAGGCGGCCGTGATCTTCCTGTCCGCGCTTGGGGAGGTGAGCGAAAAGGTCCGGGGATTCGAACTCGGGGCGATCGATTACATCACCAAACCGTTTCACGCCGGGGAGGTCAACGCGCGTGTCGGCACGCATCTGAAGTTGCGTCGGCTGGAACGGCACATGGAACGGCGTAACCTGGCGCTGGAAGCCGCGAACAAGCGCATGCGGGACGATCTGGATGCCGCCTCCCGCGTACAGCAGTCCCTGCTGCCGGACAGTATGCCCGAGACGAAGCGGTGCCGGTTTGCCTGGCGCTACCGGCCAAGTGCGGAACTCGGTGGTGACGGCCTGAACGTGTTCCGGATCGATGACCGGTTTGTGGCGATGTACGTATTGGATGTCTCGGGCCATGGTGTGCCTTCCGCCCTGCTCGCGGTCACCGTGTCGCGCGCCCTGCTCCCCGTGGCCGACCGGAGCTGCCTGGTCACCACCCCGGCGGGCGGTGTTGGCTACGTCGTGACGCGACCCGCGGATGTGGTCTCCCGGCTGAACCGCCTGTATCCGATGGACCGCAGGGGACGGTTATACTTCTCGATACTCTACGGGCTGCTGGACGTGGAGGCGTGTTCGTTCACCTATGTCAGCGCCGGAAACCCGGGGCCGGTGCTGATGCACGAGGGTGGCAGGGCCGTGGTTCACGATGTGCCGGCCGTACCCGTCGGTCTGTTCCCCGACAGCGAGTATGACGACACGGTGCTCGACCTGCGCCCGGGCGCGCGCCTGTATCTGCACTCCGACGGGCTGACCGAGGAGCGCAATGACCAGGGCGTGGTCTTCGGCCGTGAGCGGATCATGGCGATCGTGGAATCCGCCCGCGACGAAGCGCTCGAAACCTCGATCGACCGGCTGATCGACGCTACGGTCTCGTGGAAGGGCGATGCGAATCTGCGTGACGACGTCTCGGTGCTGGCCGTGGATCTGAAACAATGA
- a CDS encoding ATP-binding protein, which produces MSDRTRDIGGQPQELAGMRFRASSDQLFGVRELVRETLGTRGCDSSEIDSVALAVDEACANIIRHAYGACGVGDIVIQILVQGNDCVIRLRDYAQPVDPEAVCCRPSSELSPGGLGMFLISKIMDRYDFAEAADGRGNVLEMRKRMSLATES; this is translated from the coding sequence GTGAGCGACCGAACTCGGGATATTGGCGGGCAGCCGCAGGAACTCGCCGGCATGCGCTTCAGAGCCAGCTCGGACCAGTTGTTCGGTGTTCGCGAACTGGTACGCGAAACCCTCGGCACCCGGGGCTGCGACAGCTCCGAGATCGATTCGGTGGCGCTGGCGGTGGACGAGGCCTGCGCAAACATCATTCGCCACGCCTATGGGGCCTGCGGAGTGGGTGACATCGTCATCCAGATCCTCGTCCAGGGCAACGATTGCGTGATCCGCCTGCGCGACTATGCTCAACCGGTGGATCCGGAGGCCGTCTGCTGCCGCCCATCGAGTGAACTGAGTCCGGGTGGACTCGGCATGTTCCTGATCTCGAAGATCATGGATCGATACGATTTCGCCGAGGCGGCGGACGGAAGGGGTAACGTGCTCGAAATGCGCAAGCGCATGAGCCTCGCGACAGAAAGCTGA
- a CDS encoding STAS domain-containing protein: MEMSTRTEGAYTVVELKGEVDLHFSPGLRDRLLSELDDGHPVLVDLGEVGYMDSSGIASLVEAYQLARNNDLDFGLVGVKGPVLQVLQLARLDKVFPIDATVDERISRDAG, encoded by the coding sequence ATGGAAATGTCTACGCGCACCGAGGGCGCCTACACGGTCGTGGAATTGAAGGGCGAGGTGGATCTGCACTTCTCCCCGGGACTGAGGGACCGGTTGCTGAGTGAACTGGATGACGGGCATCCGGTGCTCGTCGATCTCGGGGAGGTCGGCTACATGGACAGCTCCGGGATCGCGTCCCTGGTCGAGGCCTATCAACTCGCCAGGAACAACGATCTGGATTTCGGGCTGGTGGGGGTGAAGGGGCCGGTGTTGCAGGTCCTGCAGCTCGCACGACTCGACAAGGTGTTTCCGATCGACGCGACGGTCGATGAGCGCATCTCACGCGACGCGGGTTGA